Within the Terriglobia bacterium genome, the region CGAAAACCGGCAAGAAGATCGAGTATCAGGATGAAGAAGCGCGCAAGACCGCGACCGGCAAGTAGGGAGGAGCCATGAAGAAAGCTGTCGCACTATCGTTGGCATGCCTGTTTGTATTCGAGGCGCTCGCCTGGGCCGGTCTGGACAGCAAGAAGGCAATGTATGTAGGTGGCACCGTCAACAGCATCAAGGAAGGCACGGAAGGCGCGTCCTCCGCGAAAGATGAAAAGGTGTTTACCTTCACATACTCCGGAGGGAAGCTGGAGATTCCCTATGAGAAAGTCAACAGCCTGGAGTACGGGCAAAAAGCCGGACGCCGCGTCGGTGTTGCCATCGCCGTGACCTGGATCGCACTGTTCTCAAAGAAGCGGAAACACTACCTCACCATCGGCTACAAGGATGCCCAGGACAAGCAGCAGGCCGCCGTGTTCGAGCTCGGCAAGGACATAGTGCGCGTGACTCTCGCTTCCTTGGAGGCCCGGACCGGCCAGAAAGTCGAATATCAGGACGAAGAGGCCCGCAACAGCGGCAGGGGCAATTAGGAGGACGAGAAATGATCGCACCGTTATCCGTCGCGCTGGCCGCTCTCCTGTCCCTGCAGAACCCGGCCGCGCCGCAGGAGAAAAAAGCGGAGGGCCCGCCGGCAAGCGCAGGTGCGGCGGAAACTCCGGTCCGCCCACAAGTCGATGCTCCCATTGAGAAGGAACTCGCGCAGCGTTTGCTCAAGGTCCGGCGCATCTACGTCGACAGCTTCGGGGATGATCCCGTTGCCAGGCAAATGCAGGGCTTCGTTATCACCGCGCTTGCATCGAGCAAACGATTCATCGTGACCGAGAACAAGGACAAGGCGGACGCCATTCTCCGTGGCAGTGGTCTGGAGAAGACTTCGCAAGAGTTCCATGCCCACAGAGAAGGGACTGCGGTAGGAGGGGCTGCGGGCGGGCACTCAGGTTCGGTCGCTGGAAGCTGGTCCGGCGGAACAGGTTCCGTCTCCGGTAGCAGTTCGGGAGGGTTCGTCGCCCATTCAGCTGCCATCGACGACGCCAACGCATCCACGGAGACCATCAACGATGCGCGGCTGGCGTTGCGGCTTGTTGACCGCGACGGCGATGTTATTTGGACGGCATCGCAGGAGAGCAAGAACGCGAAATACAAGAGCTCCAGCGCGGACGTCGCCGAAAGGATCGTCAAGCAACTTTTGCGCGATCTCGACAAGCTGGAAAAACCCGAGACGACCCCGACCACAAAGTAGCGCGAAATTACGATGTGGCTGGGGTTAAGAGTTTCGCCCTCGCTTTGGCCGCCAAACCATCGGCGTGGACGAATCTCTCTAACCCCGTGCCACTCCGTATCTGCCCCACGGGAGAGTGGAGCGTCCCACACATGCCAAGTACGCCGGCGGCCCGGATTTTGTTCCCTGGAGGACCGCTACTTCCCTGGCACGTAGCTGATTGGACGATGCCAGCGGCCAAGAGTTAGCCGCGGCTTGATCGCGAAGCATACGGTGCGCCACGCGCTCAGGCGGGCACATCCACGGCGGCGGGTTCTCCCGCCAGTTCCGTGTGCGCATGCGACCCGTAGAAGGCCACCTCCGCCGCCCACGAAGCCAGCCGGAACATCCAGCGGAAGCACATCAGCACCTGCGCCACCACGAACCACACGAAGACGGTGCCTGCCGAAGACTGCGGGAAGTAGAGCGCGAACAGGCTGTAGACCACGACCGCCACCCCTCCGAGCGCGCCCAGGCCCAGGTAGATGGTGAGCGCTCTGCCGAAGTGCGAGAAGACGAATCCTGCGCCGTGGCCCAGGGCGGCCAGCGCCGACGCATGGTCGTCGCGCACCATGTCGGCCTTGGCGTACTCGATCACCATGCTGACCACAACTACCGAGAACACGAGCAGCGCCCAGCGCAACCAGTCGAGGTAGAAATGCGGCGCCTCGTGCACGCTGTCGCGGAACGCCCAGTCGAGCCCGCGCCCTCCCAGGTCCTGGAAGATCCAGAAGCACAGGAAGTAGTACACCGACGCGATCACCATCAGGCGGAAGAAGCGCAGGAAGTACTTGCCGACGCCCCGTCCGAAGGCGTGCAGCTTCGCGCCTTCGCCGCGGGTAAACACCTCGAATGCTCCCGCGGAAAGGACCGTATGCAGCAGCAGGAAGAGCACGCCCGCGTACACGATGGCGATGGAGAATCCCCGCAGGAAGCCCTGGTACGCGATCTGGAATTCGAGCAGCCACGCCGAGCTGAAGCCGTGCGCCAGTTCGTTCCCCACGGCGCTCTTGCCGATGTGCTCCACCAGCGCCGTGTACATGGGCGCAGCCACCGCCGCGGCGATCACCAGCTGGCACGCCAGGAAGATGACCACCAGCCACTTCGCCCGCCACGCCGCGCTCAGTCCTGTCGAGATCGCTTCCGCTGCACGCATTTCAAACCCTCTTACCGCAGAGATCGCCGAGAACGCAGAGAAGACGTATGCAAGGATCCTCTGCGATCTCCGCGTTCTCTGCGGTTGAATCTCTCACGAAAAGAACGAGAACCCCATGAGCACGTTCTGGATCCAGACCACCCAGCGCAGGTACCACTTCTCCGGCGCCAGTTTCTCCGGCTGCCGGCGCACGCTGTTGTCAGTGCGCATGACCTCCAGCTTCCACTGGTGGCCGGGATCGACCTCCGCCAGTGCGATCCGCGGCTTGTTGACGTACTTGAACTTCTGCCAGCGGTACTGGCCGTCCCAGTGCTCCAGCACTTCGGAGCCATCTTCGAACTTCACGCGCACGGTGACAGGGAAGACCATCTCGCCCAGCCGCCGCACCAGCACCTCCGACTCGAAGGGCCCTCGCTCCTCATCCTCTTGCTCTTTCTTGTCTTGCTTGAACAGGGTGAGCTTGCCGTTCTCTGCGAAGTAGCCGTCTTTCCTGGGCGCGGGGCCGGTGGTGAACGACACCGCGTAGTCGAGATGTCCGGTTCCGTACAGCGTCTGATCGAAGAACCATTTCATATCGCGCCCGGAGACCTCGTTGACCGTGTTCATGAAGTCCGTGGCGTCGGGGTGCTTGAAGCGGTAGCGCAGCTGATAGGTGCGGATCACCTTCGGCCAGGCGTCGCCCAGCAAACCTTCGAGCGTGCGCAGGGTCAGCTCTGGCTTGTCGTACGCCTGCACGCCATAGCTGGGGCGATGGAGGTCAAGCCACGCGTAGCGCTCCATGGCATCGGTCTCGGCCTGCTCCCAGTAGCGCTGCGTCGGCTGCCAGTGGTAGTTGGGGACGTATTCCAGATACTGTCCTATGGGGATGTTTCCAACCCCCTTCCACGGATACCGCGGGATGGGCAGCATCGCCCAGCGCACCGCTGGAACCGGCGCGCCGAACACCGGCTCGTAGAAGTAATTCGGGCCGTAAGCTTTCTCCAGGACCTTCCCCGTCGAGTAGGTGTTGAAGCCTTCGTCGAGCCAGGCCTCTTCGAACTCGTTGTTGCCCACCAGCCCGTACCAGAACTGGTGTCCGAACTCGTGCACGATGACCCCTTCCGGGCTGAGCTTGCGCGCGGCTGGCCAGTAGCTGGTCCCTGCGGTGAAGAAGGTCGGATACTCCATGCCGCCCGCGCCCAAGCCCCCGTAGGGCGGATCGACGAAGCTGAGCACGTCATACGGATACTTCCCGTACCAGATCCCGTACCACTTCAGCGCCGCGAATACCGCCTTGAAGTGCCGCTCGATCTGGGCGGAGTGTTCGCGCTGGATGAACAGCGTGACTTTGACGTCCTGGAGCCGCACTTCCTCCGCCGGCACGCCTTCCTTGC harbors:
- a CDS encoding M1 family metallopeptidase, whose translation is MRKMLVLTLLFAAIAAQAKFIPDPIVQYKIDARLDAKAKTIKGHEVIQWRNHTTDNIPDLQFHLYLNAFKNNLSTFFREGGADSRRVKFRDEADAWGYVTVHSIKVDGEDLTSKMQYIQPDDGNPEDQTVMRVPLTKAIPANGRVTIEIEWTSKLPHVLARTGFHDNFFLVAQWFPKPGVYEGAGDRHRATGGWNCHQFHTSTEFFADYGAFDVNLTVPADFEIAASGEERSTKDNGDGSTTHEFYQEDIHDFAWTTQPRSQVLKLVRMFKADEQVTPSEIAEWSRKEGVPAEEVRLQDVKVTLFIQREHSAQIERHFKAVFAALKWYGIWYGKYPYDVLSFVDPPYGGLGAGGMEYPTFFTAGTSYWPAARKLSPEGVIVHEFGHQFWYGLVGNNEFEEAWLDEGFNTYSTGKVLEKAYGPNYFYEPVFGAPVPAVRWAMLPIPRYPWKGVGNIPIGQYLEYVPNYHWQPTQRYWEQAETDAMERYAWLDLHRPSYGVQAYDKPELTLRTLEGLLGDAWPKVIRTYQLRYRFKHPDATDFMNTVNEVSGRDMKWFFDQTLYGTGHLDYAVSFTTGPAPRKDGYFAENGKLTLFKQDKKEQEDEERGPFESEVLVRRLGEMVFPVTVRVKFEDGSEVLEHWDGQYRWQKFKYVNKPRIALAEVDPGHQWKLEVMRTDNSVRRQPEKLAPEKWYLRWVVWIQNVLMGFSFFS